Within Oribacterium sp. oral taxon 102, the genomic segment CGGCGTTTATCCCTTCGAGATCAATGCCTCTCTTTTCACGCAGGAGCAGACCGCTGCGGTACTCAAAAAAGGCGAATATCTGGATCTGACCTTCAATGTCACCGTCCGCTCAGACGCGCTCACGATGAAGGATAATGCCGGCAAAACCAGCGACGGCTATTTCGGCGTACCCTTCACGATCTGGTACGATGTGCCCGCCAATTCCACGGGCGCGCAGGGCTCTTTCGTGAAAACGGAGTTTGTCAATGTCTTCATTGCGCCCAGCGGGGACATCAGCAATCCCGGCACACAGACCAAGGATCAGGCGTTCGTTATCGGAGAGAATCAGGAAACGCCGTCCGGTGTCTATCCGAATGTGATGAACTACGGCGTCAACCTCCGGAATCGAAGCGGCAGGCCGGTTTATGATGTCAAGGTCACTCTGGATACAAACCTCGCCGAGAAGTCCGCGGTACAGCTCACAGAGAGCGCGAAGTCGCAGGCATCCAAGGATTTTCCGTTCAATATCAACGAAGCGAATTATGACAGAAATTATGAAAGGGTGGAGGCGGGAGAAAGCATCTCCGTACCCTATTCCATGTCGATCAAGCAGAACGCTGCGACGGGCTACTATCCGCTGCATTACCGCGTGAGCTATAAGAGAGCGCCGGGGGCAAATGTCAGTGTGACGGAGGACTACACCTTTTTCGTGAATATCCGGAACAGCGGGATGATCGACTCCAGCAGCACGAAGGGGGAATTCAACGAGAATGACCGCACCAAGGCTCGTATCATCGTCGATTCCTATGCGACCGAGCCGGAGAAGGTCTATGCGGGAGAGCCGTTCAAGCTGGTTCTGAATATGAAGAATGCCTCCTCGAGCATCAATGCCAGCAATATCCTCTTTTCTCTGAGCTCGGCGAAGGTCAGCGATACGCCGGTCTTCAATATGGAGGGCGGGGCGAATTCTGTCGTGGTGAATTCGCTCGCGGCGGGAGAGACGACGACCCTGAGCTTCCAGCTCGAGGCGGCGGCGGGCGTAGACCCGAAGTCTTATCCGATCACCGTTGAGGAGAAGTATGATTCTCCGGAGTTCAAGAATGCATCCGAGAAGGTCGATATCAATATTCCGATCTATCAGAATGCACGGCTTTCCGCCTCGAATTTCGAGGTGACACCGGAGAGCATCGAGGTTGGCTCGGAATCCAATGTCACCTTCGGCATCAACAACACCGGAAAGGTCATCCTCTACAATGTGGAGGCGGTCTTCGAGGCACCCTCTATTAAGAAGATCTCGACCTATGTCGGAAATATCGAGCCGGGAAAGACCGGAAATGTGGACGTGACGCTCAGCGGCACGGCGGCAACGGAGGACGAGGGCAAGATTCCGGTCACGATTCGTTATGAGGATGTGAACGGCAGCCCCTTCGAGGAAAAGACCGAGGTGACGCTCTACGTCACCGAGCCGGTTGAAACGGATCCCGAAATGGAGGAACCGGGAATGCAGGAGAAGCCGGACGGCAGTCTCGGGCTCATACAGAAGGCGGCAATTCTCG encodes:
- a CDS encoding COG1361 S-layer family protein — encoded protein: MRKDYLGETAGRITTGEEAPQPMPAKGGKRHSFRFHRLWAALLSLVLVTTGVTGKAPMSAEASYVNTNMNTFVHDAADMQTGYPGQDMQIHVRIGYNGVNGLYNPATDEIRNVRVRLSNDQSYLSVNQPGTTHKSNPYKNDTGEDGEDSKQKDAWEEGYQSGKSNALKNGMNYAYPVDGGVYPFEINASLFTQEQTAAVLKKGEYLDLTFNVTVRSDALTMKDNAGKTSDGYFGVPFTIWYDVPANSTGAQGSFVKTEFVNVFIAPSGDISNPGTQTKDQAFVIGENQETPSGVYPNVMNYGVNLRNRSGRPVYDVKVTLDTNLAEKSAVQLTESAKSQASKDFPFNINEANYDRNYERVEAGESISVPYSMSIKQNAATGYYPLHYRVSYKRAPGANVSVTEDYTFFVNIRNSGMIDSSSTKGEFNENDRTKARIIVDSYATEPEKVYAGEPFKLVLNMKNASSSINASNILFSLSSAKVSDTPVFNMEGGANSVVVNSLAAGETTTLSFQLEAAAGVDPKSYPITVEEKYDSPEFKNASEKVDINIPIYQNARLSASNFEVTPESIEVGSESNVTFGINNTGKVILYNVEAVFEAPSIKKISTYVGNIEPGKTGNVDVTLSGTAATEDEGKIPVTIRYEDVNGSPFEEKTEVTLYVTEPVETDPEMEEPGMQEKPDGSLGLIQKAAILVAIAAALAASVLTIRKRRQRKQRENERNDETI